A single Orcinus orca chromosome 2, mOrcOrc1.1, whole genome shotgun sequence DNA region contains:
- the NDUFB1 gene encoding NADH dehydrogenase [ubiquinone] 1 beta subcomplex subunit 1 has translation MMNLLQIVRDHWVHILVPVGFVVGCYLDRKNDEKLIAFQNKSLLYKRELTPSEEVTWK, from the exons ATGATGAACTTACTTCAGATTGTGCGTGACCACTGGGTACATATACTTGTCCCTGTGGGATTTGTCGTTGGATGTTACCTAGACAGAAAGAATGATGAAAAGCTAATTGCCTTCCAGAACAAGAGTCTGTTATATAAAAG GGAATTAACACCCAGTGAAGAAGTCACCTGGAAATAA